A genome region from Astyanax mexicanus isolate ESR-SI-001 chromosome 19, AstMex3_surface, whole genome shotgun sequence includes the following:
- the LOC103045124 gene encoding uncharacterized protein LOC103045124, whose amino-acid sequence MKLLMALLLLYATALLTLTLEQADSSTTVSPNSTATSSGSSSSTSSSSTSSSATSSSSTSSSSTSTSSTSSSSPSSGTTTTNSTTTNSTSVTASLSTTPKGGSWRISASGTTFILTQLFLALKMTY is encoded by the exons ATGAAGCTCCTGAtggctctgctgctgctctacGCCACGGCTCTGCTGACACTGACACTTGAACAG GCCGATTCGAGCACAACGGTTTCTCCCAACAGCACAGCAACATCATCTGGCTCATCTTCATCCACCTCCTCAAGCTCCACCTCCTCAAGCGCCACCTCCTCAAGCTCCACCTCCTCAAGCTCCACCTCCACAAGCTCCACCTCCTCAAGCTCCCCCTCCTCAGGCACCACCACCACAAACTCCACGACCACCAACTCCACCAGCGTCACTGCCAGCCTGAGCACCACCCCGAAAGGAGGAAGCTGGAGGATTAGCGCATCGGGCACCACGTTCATCCTGACTCAGCTGTTCCTCGCTTTAAAAATGACTTATTaa